One genomic window of Microbacterium sp. BH-3-3-3 includes the following:
- a CDS encoding FadR/GntR family transcriptional regulator: MTTVRRESLAEQAAGLLLGRIRDGEWEIGGKLPGETTLAPQLGIGRSTAREAIRILAGRGILATRQGSGVFVTATDVPVSMEALRHADIAAVIEARTAIEVEAAALAAERHTAAERESLREALNDRETHRADIDQHVATDTAFHRLVTVAAHSPILLDLFDNFAPRSRQAMADMLRLRGHHGDDADHDIHERIFEAIASRDTAAAGALTRVHLLALKEMLG, encoded by the coding sequence ATGACAACCGTTCGCCGTGAGTCCCTGGCCGAGCAGGCCGCCGGACTCCTGCTCGGCCGCATCCGCGACGGCGAATGGGAGATCGGCGGAAAGCTGCCCGGCGAGACGACGCTTGCTCCGCAGCTCGGCATCGGCAGATCCACCGCCAGGGAGGCTATTCGCATCCTCGCCGGCCGCGGGATTCTTGCCACCCGCCAGGGATCCGGGGTCTTCGTAACGGCGACCGACGTCCCCGTCAGCATGGAGGCCCTCCGGCATGCCGACATCGCGGCGGTCATCGAAGCTCGGACCGCGATCGAAGTCGAAGCGGCGGCACTGGCCGCCGAGCGTCACACGGCCGCCGAACGGGAATCCCTGCGGGAGGCGTTGAACGACCGAGAAACGCACCGCGCTGATATCGACCAACACGTCGCGACCGATACTGCGTTCCACCGGCTCGTCACCGTGGCAGCGCACAGCCCGATCCTTCTGGACCTCTTCGACAACTTCGCACCCCGCAGCCGTCAGGCCATGGCCGACATGCTCCGCCTTCGCGGACATCACGGCGACGATGCCGACCACGACATCCACGAGCGCATCTTTGAGGCGATCGCCTCACGGGACACGGCCGCCGCCGGCGCGCTGACGCGCGTTCACCTTCTCGCGCTCAAAGAGATGCTCGGCTGA
- a CDS encoding DUF1653 domain-containing protein, with translation MAIEPGIYEHFKGQRYEVFGTARHTETEDLFVYYRKLYDDYSFWVRPVEMFTESVERDGYAGPRFRRVV, from the coding sequence GTGGCAATCGAACCGGGCATCTACGAACATTTCAAAGGCCAGCGCTATGAAGTATTCGGCACGGCGAGACACACCGAGACCGAGGATCTCTTCGTCTATTACCGCAAGCTGTACGACGACTACTCCTTCTGGGTGCGCCCGGTAGAGATGTTCACCGAGAGCGTCGAGCGAGACGGGTACGCGGGGCCTAGATTCCGTCGGGTCGTTTAG
- a CDS encoding Ltp family lipoprotein: protein MTDNTPAYPAGWYADTNALGTERYYDGTAWTNETRPVPIGASPLAEPAAKAPWYKRKAIVIPVSVLAGLIVIGSIGSAMGGGKGATTTADTKAVAAAPVVEEDTDAAITVPETTGLTAKEAAALIENAGLQAEFSADKGFVIDRDNWTVLSTTPASGAAAKTGDTVVINVEKTAAAAPSTVPEVAAPSAPPAAAEPEKPALTTAQSSAVRSAKSYLSFKGFSRAGLSEQLTSEYGEGFAPEDAEFAIAQLEATGAVDWNQEAAEAAKSYLDFQGFSRDGLYEQLTSEYGEGFTPEQANFGLAAVGL, encoded by the coding sequence ATGACCGATAACACTCCGGCCTACCCCGCAGGCTGGTACGCCGACACCAACGCACTCGGAACCGAGCGCTACTACGACGGCACCGCCTGGACGAACGAAACCCGCCCCGTGCCGATCGGGGCCAGTCCCCTCGCAGAACCTGCCGCCAAGGCACCCTGGTACAAGCGAAAGGCAATCGTCATCCCCGTCAGCGTCCTGGCCGGACTCATCGTCATCGGAAGCATCGGCAGCGCAATGGGTGGAGGAAAGGGTGCCACCACAACAGCCGACACGAAGGCAGTGGCGGCGGCTCCGGTCGTCGAAGAGGACACGGATGCCGCGATCACCGTTCCCGAGACAACGGGTCTGACCGCTAAGGAAGCGGCCGCGCTGATCGAGAACGCGGGACTTCAAGCGGAATTCTCCGCCGACAAGGGGTTCGTCATCGATCGAGACAACTGGACCGTCCTGAGCACGACGCCCGCTTCCGGGGCAGCCGCCAAGACCGGCGACACCGTCGTGATCAACGTCGAGAAGACGGCTGCCGCTGCGCCCTCGACCGTGCCTGAGGTCGCCGCCCCGTCAGCCCCACCCGCGGCCGCTGAGCCCGAGAAGCCCGCATTGACGACGGCGCAATCCAGCGCGGTCCGCTCAGCGAAGTCCTACCTGTCCTTCAAGGGCTTCTCGCGTGCCGGACTCAGCGAGCAGCTGACGAGCGAGTACGGAGAGGGGTTCGCCCCCGAGGACGCCGAGTTCGCCATCGCGCAATTGGAGGCCACCGGCGCCGTCGATTGGAACCAGGAGGCCGCAGAGGCAGCCAAGTCGTACCTGGACTTCCAGGGGTTCTCTCGCGATGGTCTGTACGAACAGCTGACCAGCGAATACGGAGAGGGATTCACCCCCGAGCAGGCGAACTTCGGCCTCGCGGCCGTCGGCCTGTAA